The genomic interval AAATTACATCCGAGCTCCCTGATAAAATGTATACTGGGATGATTATTACCTACACCGTTGCTCCCGTAATGAATATCCCTATGACCTGGGTTACAGAGATAACCCACGTTGACGAGCCTCACTTTTTTATTGATGAGCAGCGCTTTGGTCCATATAAGTTCTGGCATCATCAGCACAAATTTACCCAGATAGAAGGCGGAGTTGAGGCAACAGATCTAGTAAACTATGCCTTACCAATAGACCCGCTTAGCCGAATGGCGAATGAGCTTATGGTAAAGAGTCAGCTAAATGAGATCTTTGATTTTAGATCTGAGTATTTGTCTGATCGCTTTGGATTGCTTGAGTAAAGTTTGAAAAAAACGAATACGGTATTAGATTTAATTACCATGAGTGAATCTGTTGTAGACCTAAACAAGTATAAATTGGACCAGATAGATAGTGAACTTAGAAGAAAGCTGGTTGAGTACTCAGAGCGGCCCGAGATACAATCTCAGCTGGGCGAGGCTTTTTATATCTGGAGAAACGATCCTGAGTTTACAAGTGAGGATATAAAAGAAGACCAAATAGATGATCTTACTTTTGAAAAGTTCTTTGACTGGTTCTTGTATGATTTTAAGTTGCTCGATTCTGAGTTAAGAGTGGCCGAGAAATTTCTAGAGGAAGAAGGTCCTAATTTGGCTGCATCTGAAAGGGCACTTATAAAAGACTGGGTAAACAGTGTTCACAGTTTCTTTGAAGTTCAGGATGTAAAACCCGAAGAAAAATGCAAGATAAAAGATTTATTCACCGGAAAAGTTTATGAAGTATTAGATAAGGCTTCATCCAAGCAGATAAAACGAAATGACATAATAGCAGCAAGACCGCTTAAAATAGGTAAAGAACACTACTTTTCAAGCATAGTATCTTTGTACCCCTCCCCGTTCAAAGAGATTATTTCAAAGTTTTTTAACCAGGAGTTAAAGGAATATAGAAAACTATATGGTAAAACTAAATCCAAAGAGAAATATTTAAAAGACTGGGGATATCAAATCGGTGCTTATCTTGAAGAAACCGTAAACAATCCTCATTTTGTAACACCTGAAGGACATGAGTTTGTTTTGGCCACATCAGATTATAATGTGCTGGATTATGAGAAGTGCGTTAAAAAACTAGTGGGGATAAAGTCACTTAAGGAGCTCAGCGATAAAACTGAGGAGCTTCGGGTATTTTCTTGGGAAAAGGCCGGACGAAACAACATTACGGCGACGCTTGAGATTGAGCAAAACAAGCTTCACGTAGAATGCTATTCCATAGATATGCTGGCAAAAGCCCGAGCAAAAATTGAAAAAGAGTGCGGAAGTTTTATTCAACATATACAAGACAGCACAAAGGAACTGGATACATTTATTGATAGATCTTTAGATGAGCCCAAAAAACCAAAGAAATATCCACTCGGAGTTAAAAACAAAAAGGAGCTAGATTCTGAGCTTGATAGACACTACGACGGCTGGATCGATAGTCCGCTCGAAGTACTAGGTGGCATATCCCCAAAAGATGCTCTAAAAACCAATGAAGGAAAGCTCAAATTGAACTCAGTAATTGATGAGCTTGAAATGATTTATGAGCATGCGAAAAAAAGAGGGGAGCCATATTATGATGTTAGCAAGCTTAGGAA from Thermodesulfobacteriota bacterium carries:
- a CDS encoding SRPBCC family protein → MDIKEAWEFFSNPNNLPLITPPSLNLKITSELPDKMYTGMIITYTVAPVMNIPMTWVTEITHVDEPHFFIDEQRFGPYKFWHHQHKFTQIEGGVEATDLVNYALPIDPLSRMANELMVKSQLNEIFDFRSEYLSDRFGLLE